The DNA window AGGCGCAACTGCAAATCCATTTCTGCGTCCTGCTCTGGGGCATCACCGCGATCCTGGGCAAGCTGATCACGCTGCAAGCATTGCCGCTGGTGTGGTGGCGCATGTTGATCGTGGTGGTGGCGCTGGCGTTGTTGCCGCGGGTGTGGCGCGGCTTGCGTGGTTTGTCCGGGCAGGTGGTGCTGGGTTATTGCGGCATCGGCGCGTTGGTGGCATTGCACTGGCTGACCTTCTACGGCGCGATCAAGCTGGCCAATGCCTCGGTGGCGGCGACCTGCATCGCATTGGCGCCGGTGTTCACTGCAACGATCGAGCCATGGGTGACGCAGCGACCGTTCCGTCCGCGCGAATTGCTGTTCGGGCTGGCGGTGTTGCCCGGCGTGGCGCTGGTGGTCGGCGGGGTGCCGGACGGCATGCGCGCCGGCGTGGTGCTCGGTGCGATTTCGGCGGTATTGGTCGGGCTGTTCGGCTCACTGAATAAACGCATGGTGGCGCATGCCGATCCGCTCACCGTCACCGCGTTGGAACTCGGCGCCGGCACACTGACCTTGACCCTGCTCGCACCGGCGATGTCGTTGCTGTTGCCGTCGTTGCATGGCGATCCGTTGATCATTCCCAGCCTGCATGACAGCGCGTTGTTGCTGCTGCTGTCGCTGGCCTGCACCTTGTTGCCATTTGCATTGGCACTAGTGGCGCTGCGCCACCTCAGCGCCTACTCGGTGCAGTTGGTGACCAATCTCGAGCCGGTCTACGCCATCGTTCTGGCCATTGCATTGCTCGGCGAGCAACGCGAACTGACGTTGCAGTTCTATCTCGGCATGACGATCATTCTCGGCGCGGTATTTCTGCATCCGGTACTCGAACGCCGGCGCAAAGTGGTGCGCCCGGAACTGCTCGGCACAGCCGAGGCAAAAAACATCGTCGAGTAAACCACAGATCGGCCGCACGCACGCGCAACATCCTTATGCAGCAGTGACCCAGGGCACCACCGCTTTACGGCTGTGCGGGTGCGGGTGCGGGTGCGGTTGTGGATCCGGCAGTGGCCAATCGATCTGGCGCACGCAGGCAAGCCTACCCTAAAGCCCGAATGACACCACTAGCGGCATGCGTCAGCTGGGTTGTGCACAACGCAGAGCACCGTAGTGGTCCAATAGCACACTTGCCGCATCACGCAGCAACCGCGCGCGCCAGGCAGCTGCGCAATCGTTGCCAATCAATGCAAACCAGCCCGGCACCTACGCCAACGCCACCACCTGATCCCGCCCACCGCGCTTGGCCGCATACAAGGCCTGATCGGCACGCTTGATCACCGCCTCCACACTCTCTTGCGGATGCAAGGTGGCCACGCCAATGCTCACCGTCACCGTCACCGGCAACGCGATCGTCATCACCGCCACGCTTTGCCGCAGATACTCGCATTGCACGCGCGCCTGCAGCAGATCCACGTTAGGCAACAGCAGCACGAATTCCTCCCCGCCATAACGTGCGATCGTGCCGGCACCGGCGACATGCGCGCGCAGCAACGTCGACAGTTCGCGCAACACCATATCGCCCTGGTCGTGCCCATGCACGTCGTTGACGATCTTGAAATGATCGACATCCAGCAGCGCCAGCGACAACGGCTGATCTGCCGCCCGCGTCTGTTCGGTGGCTGCCGCCAATGCCACTGCAAACGCGCGCCGGTTGGGCAAGCCGGTCAATGGATCGGTGCGGGTTTGCTCGACCAGATCGGCGTTCACCGCATCCATCGCCGCGTAATAACCAGCCATCTGCCCTTCGTACCAATCGCGCTCGTGCAGTTGCTGGCGCAGCCGCTTGCCGGCCAGACGCAGTTCCAGCAAATGCGAGGCCTGCCGCGATAAGGCCTGCAGGGCTTCGCGCTGCTCGTCGCGCAAATGCGCCGGGGTCTGGTCGAACACGCACAACGAACCCAGCGCCATGCCTTCGCTGGTCACCAGCGGCGCACCGGCATAGAAGCGCACGCCAGCGCTGCCGGTGACCATCGGATTGTCGTGGAAGCGAGGGTCGAGCAAGGTGTCCTCGACCATCAGCACTTCGCCCGGGCGCAGAATCGCATGCGCACAGAACGAGATATCGCGCGGCGCTTCACCGCGCAGCGCACCATGTGCAGACTTGAGCCACTGGCGATCTTGGTCCACCAGCACTACGGCCGCCATCTGCGTCTCGCACAGCGTAGAGGCGATCATGGCCAGATCGTCGAATGCACTTTCGGCCGGCGAATCCAGCACCTCGTACTGACGCAAGACGGCCAGCCGCTCGGCTTCGTTGCTCGGCAATTCCGGTTTGATCACTGCCCGCACCCGCTTGCTGTTATGGGGGAAAGTATGCCGTAGCTCAAGAGCCGCAACCATCGGGATCCTACCGACGCCCAATGCCGGGCGCGCGGCCGTCCAAACCAGCGTCGGCTGCCTTACCAGTCGGTGCGCTGCGGCAGCAATCCACACAGTTCCGCATCGCTGAGGTTGCGCCATTGCCCTGGTTTGAGTGCGACCAATTTGATGTTGTCGATGCGCACCCGGCGCAACTGGGTCACGCGGTAGCCGAATTCGGCAGCCATCAGGCGGATCTGCCGATTCAAGCCCTGCTCCAGCACGATGCGGAAGCCGAACTTGGCGATCCGCGCAGTGCGGCACGGCAGCGTGGTCTCGTTGTGGATGCGCACGCCGCGCGCCATGCCACGCAGAAATTGGTCAGTCACCGGCTTGTTGACTGCCACCAGGTATTCCTTCTGGTGACGATTTTCTGCGCGCAAAATCTCATTGACGATATTGCCGTTGCTGGTCATCAGAATCAGCCCCTCGGAGTCCTTGTCGAGCCGGCCGATCGGGAAGATGCGCTGCTGGTGCCCGACGAATTGGACAATATTGCCCTTGACCGAACTTTCGGTGGTGCAGGTGATGCCGACCGGCTTGTTGAGCGCGATGTACACGTGTCGGCGCCCGCCGGGTTTGCTGGCGATGCGCCTGCGCAGCGGCTGGCCATCCACCAGCACGGTGTCTTCCTCGCCCACTACCGCGCCGGTGTCGGCAGGCACGCCATTGACGGTCACCCTCCGTTGGCCGATCAGGCGATCGGCCTCGCGGCGTGAGCAAAAGCCGGTGTCGGCGATGTATTTGTTGAGTCGAGTCGTCATCTGCCGATTATCGGCGATTTAGAGTGGCCAACAATAACGACGGCGCAGACGCCAGGTGGGTGCGAACGGCGCGGAGGAAGCTCAGTGTACGAGTGGTACATGCCAATTCCGAGCACCGGCCGCGCCCGCCTGGCGTCTGCGCCGTCGTTATTGTCGGTCGCTCTTATCCAGACACCACTACCAACGGCTGCGGCATGCGTAGCAAATCATCCAGCGGACACGGGCGATGCAGGCTGAAGCCTTGCACCTGACCCACCCCGGCATCGCGCAAACCGGGGATGTCCGCTTCCGATTCCACGCCTTCGGCCACCACCTCAATCCCCAGCGCCAGGCCCACCTGCGCGATCGAATGCACCGCCGCGCGATCCACCGCGTCGTGCGCGTAATTGCGTACGAAGCCGCAGTCGATCTTCAGCACATCCACGGTGAACTGCTTGAGATAGCCGAACGAGGCAAGGCCGCTGCCGAAATCGTCCAGCGCCACATGGCAGCCACGCGCACGCACGCTCTGCACGAAGCGCTGCGCCTGTTCTAGATTGCCGATGAACGCAGTCTCGGTGATCTCCATGCACAGCTTGGGCACCAGCGTGGGGTAGCGCTCGAACAAGGCACACACAAAGTCGAGAAAATCCGGCTGCGCGATCGATTGCGCCGACAGATTGACGTGGCACAGTGCCAGCCTCGCCACATGCAGCGGGTTGGCCGCCAACTGCGCGCACAAGGTTTCCAGCACGTGCACATCGACCATGCGACCCAAGCCATAGCGCTCCACCGCAGGCAGAAATTCGCCAGGGCTCAACACACGTCCGTCGCGCGCGCGCATGCGCACCAGCACTTCGTATTGCAGACGTCCGGGGTCGCTCAACACCTGGATTTTCTGCGCGTACAACAGCAAGCGGTCTTCGGCGATGGACTGCTGCACTGCGCTGATCCAGCCACCGTCGTTGCGGCGGCGCGCCAATGCCAAATCGTTTTCGTCGAAACAGCGAATGCGGTTGCGGCCTTCTTCCTTGGCCGCATAACAGGCCAGATCGGCGGCGGTCATCAAGGTGTTGAGATCGCTGGCCCCCTGGCGGATTTCCACCACGCCGAAGCTGCAACTGGGCGTCAGCGGCTTGCCGCCCTGATGGCTCCACGGCTGTCCGAGCACGCCGTGCATGTGCGTGAGCAAGGCCTGCGCCTGCAGTAGATCGGTGTTGGCCAGCAGAATCGCGAACTCGTCGCCGCCCAGCCGCCCCAGCCAATCGCCGGGGCGCAACTGCATGGTGATCACATCGGCGAAGTGGCACAGGAATTTGTCGCCGACCGCATGCCCGAAGGTGTCGTTGACCAGTTTGAAATGATCCAGATCGACAAAGCACAGCGCATGGCACAGCTGCGGCGATTGGGGCGGCTCGATCAGGCACAGCAATCTGCGTTCGATCTCGCCACGATTGATCAACCCGGTCAAGGCATCGTGGCGCGCGTGGAAGGCCACTTCGTCGGCCAGCTCGTGCGCATGCGAGACATCTTCGATCACCGCCAGCACCAGGGTCGGTTCTTCCGGACCGGGCTCCATCAGCGAGGCGCTCCAGCGGCCCCACATCACCTCACCGTCTGCATGCAGAAAGCGCAGCTCGGCGGACTGCAGCAACGTCGGCCAATCGATCATACCGCGGCTGTCCAGCACGATATCGTCCGGATGCATCAACTCGGCCAGCGTGCAGGCCTGCAGTTCTTCCGGCCGGTAGCGCAGGATATTGGCCATCGACGCGTTGGCATCGAGCACGCGTCCGCGCAGATCGAACTTGACCATGCCAAGCGCCGCCTGCTGAAACGCGGTGCGGAAACGGCCCTCGTGCGAGAGCAGATAATCGCGGATGCGCCGCATCGCCAGCACGCAGGTGGTCAGCACCAGCAGCAAGGTGACCAGGCTGCAAACCACCATCACATCGTGCAGCAGGCGCGCGCAGCGGCTCAGCAGCACCAGGAACTGCTCTGCATCTCCGCGCATGCGGCCATCCAACAGATACAGTTCATGGCGCAAAGCCTGCAGCGCGCGCGGGTCGGGGTTGGCGGTGGCCTGCACGGAGGCGGCACGGTCGACCAATGCACTCAGTTGCAGAATGCTGGCGTCGGTATGCTTCCAAAGCGCGATCGCTTCGCCAAGAAACGGAAATTCCCGGCCATAGCGATAGAGCCGCACCATTTGCGGCATATCTTGACGGGCATTGCGGCCGGCGTTCAGGCCGGCGTAGACCTCATCCCAGTCGATTACCGGCTGTTCGACGGCCATGCGCGCCGAGCGATCGCCCAGAGGCACTTCCAGCGCACGGCAAGCGGCTTGCAGATCGGCTGGATCGCCACTACCCAGGTAACGCTCCATCCAATACACCGACTCCTGCTGGGCATTGGACCAGTGGCTTTGGCCGACGATCCAGGCGGTGGCCCCGGATTGAATCTCGATCAGCAACGCGGACACCACTGCCATGCCGATGGCAATGCCGATCAAAAGCGCCAGAGGAAGCGTCAACCAGCCGCGCACCATGTGCATGGTCTGCCCACTGCTTGTGCCGCGTGCTGCCTGCGCCATTGCCATCCCATCCCTCACCGCCCCAGTGCGATTCAGGCGCCCAGTGAGCGCCTGGAGATAGTAGCGGCAGCAAAGGCCGAGTCTGTATGGCAGCACCCGCCTGGCAGGGCGCCGGTCAGGTTAGTCGCACTGACTGACGACGCACTGCCGTCAATTCCCCAAAGGGGCCGCATGCTTCGCCGGCATCGCATGCTCTAGTACATTGCGATACTAGGCACCGACGACATCGGCCTGAGCGCGGCGCAGCCGCTGCGAGCCGCGCTTAGAACGGCTAACAAAACGACCGCCCTCACCGCCAGGCGGGCGCGGTCGGTGCTTGGAATCGGCATGTACCATGCGTACACTGCGGTTCCTCCGCGCCGTCCGCACCCACCCGACGACTGCTCGCTACGTTTTGTTAGCCGCGCTTACTCGCCGCGTGGCTTGGGCGCCGCCTTGCGATGCGGTGCGCCGGCGCGGTCCATCGGACGGCCCGGGCCGTTTGGACGACCGGACGGCTTGCCACCACGCGGGAAGCGCAGCTTGGACGGCGACGCCGACGCCTCGCCTTCTTCCAGCTTACGCATGTTCAGCTGCTGACCGGACACCCAGACCTTCTTCAGGTGCGTTAGTAGTTCGCGCGGCATGTCGGCCGGCAGATCCAGAATCGAGTAATCGTCCTGGATGTCGATCCGGCCGATGTAGCGGCTTTCCAGACCGGCTTCGTTGGCGATCGCGCCGACGATATTGGCCGGCTTCACGCCGTGGGTGTGGCCTACGTCGATGCGGTAGCTCTCCATGCCGAACTCCGGCTCGCCCCGCGGGGCGACCGGGTCGCGGCGAGGACGCTCGGCGCCGCCGTCATCGGCAAACGCCGGACGCTCGGCACGCGGCGGACGCGCAGCGCGCTCGCCGCCGGCACGCGGGCCACGCTCGAACTTGGGCTCGAATCGCGGACGCTCGCCACGATCACCACGCTCGTTGCGCTCACGCGGCGCAAATTCTTCGCGCGCACCGCGTACCGGTGGAGTCAGCAGGAACGGCGAATCGCCTTGCAGCAACCTGGCCATGGCCGCGGCGATATCGATCGCCGGCACGTTGTTTTCGGTCTCGTAGCGCTGCAGCAGGTCGCGATACATCTCGATCTGGCCACCGGCCAGTGTCTCGGTGATGCGGGCCATGAAACGCGCCACGCGCGTGTCGTTGACTGCATCCACACTCGGCAGCTGCATTTCTTCGATCGGCTGGCGGGTGGCGCGCTCGATCGAACGCAGCATGCCCTTCTCGCGCGGGGTGACGAACAGGATCGCATCGCCGTTGCGGCCGGCACGCCCGGTGCGACCGATGCGGTGCACGTAGCTTTCGGTGTCGTACGGGATGTCGTAATTCAGCACGTGACTGACGCGCTCAACGTCCAGACCGCGCGCGGCCACGTCGGTGGCGACCAGGATGTCCAGCTTGCCGTCCTTGAGCTGGGCGATGGTCTTCTCGCGGGCGGCCTGCTGCATGTCGCCATTGATGGCGGCCGCTGCCAGACCGCGCGCCTGCAGCTTCTGCGCCAGCTCTTCGGTACCGGCCTTGGTGCGCGCGAAGATGATCATGCCGTCGAACGGCTCGACCTCCAGAATGCGGGTCAACGCATCCAGCTTGTGCAGCCCGCTTACCCACCAGTAGCGCTGGCGGATGTTGGCCGAGGTCGTGGTCTTGGCCGCGATGGTGACTTCGGCCGGGTCCTTCAGATAGGTCTGGGCGATACGACGGATCGCCGGCGGCATGGTTGCCGAGAACAGCGCAACCTGGCGCTTTTCCGGCAACTTCTTTAGCACCGCTTCAACGTCGTCGATGAAGCCCATGCGCAGCATTTCGTCGGCTTCGTCCAACACCAGCGTCTTGAGCTGGGACAGATCGAGCGTGCCGCGATCCAGGTGATCGATCACGCGGCCGGGCGTACCGACCACGACATGCACGCCGCGCTTGAGCGCGCTCAGCTGCTGGGCATAGGGCTGGCCACCGTAGACCGGCAGCACGCGGAAGCCGGGAATGGCTTCGGCATATTTCTGGAACGCCTCGGCGACCTGGATGGCCAGTTCGCGGGTCGGTGCCAGCACCAGCGCCTGCGGCTTGAGCTGGCTGAGGTCGGCATTGGACAGCACCGGCAACGCAAACGCAGCGGTCTTGCCGGTACCGGTCTGGGCCTGGCCGAGTACGTCGCGACCGGCCAGCAGCGCGGGAATGGTGGCAGCCTGGATCGGCGACGGGGACTCGTAGCCAACGTTGGCTACTGCCTTCATCACAGCGTCAGAGAGGCCGAGGTCTGCAAACAGCAGCGGCGCGGGAGATTCTTTGGACATTGGTAACTCCGGAGGCGCCGCACGGAGCCGGCAGGCGCAAAGCCGCATAGTGTGCCTGCTCAGCCCCCCTGCTGTCGAAATTTCGGTGATAGTCCGTTCACTTTGCTCGCTCAAGCCAACCGTCCTGGCGAGCCGCCCGATCCACCTGCCCGGCCGGAGCCATGCCCCTGGGCACAGACCTGCAGACCCGAGTCATCGCCCTACTGCAGCAACAACTCTGCATCTTATTGAAAGGGCGCGGCCGGCAATTGCCGCGGCCGCGCCGGCCGCGCAGCACTGGCGCAGCAGATCGCCACGCCGCTATGGCGGGCATTTCCGAATTACGACCCGCGCCGGGGCTTGTCTACCTGGATGTAGCCGATCGCATCGAACGCCGCGATCCGCCAGTTGCGCGGGCCAGCGACCGCCGGGGAATGCTGGCAGCGCAGCTGCGTTGGTTGATGCTGTTTCGCATAACGAACGGACAAGGCGCAATGGTATTGCCTGCTGCTCAAGACAGATAATCACCATACCTCCATTACCGAGCGCACCATGCAAATCCTGGAATTCGACCTGGACGGCGAGTACATCGAACTCAACCAGCTGCTCAAGCTGACCGGCAGCGCCGACAGCGGCGGCCAGGGCAAGGCGATCGTCGCCAGCGGTGCGGTCAGCGTCGACGGTGTGCAGGAGCTGCGCAAGACTGCCAAGATCCGCGCCGGTCAACGCGTGCAGATGGACGATGTGGAGATTCGCGTGCTGGCGCTGGATCCAGACGCTGAGCCCAGCGAATGAAGGTCGTGGAGATCGGCCAATGTAACGTGGCGCCGTTTGAGGAAGACCCGGATCACGATGTCTATTTGTAATTTTTCGATTGCGATCGATTCGGCGCAGCCGTTCCGGTTCGAGCAGTCCATTCGCGGCGGCTGCAGCATGCTGGCGTTGCACGAGCTGGAAACCTGGCGCGGCGACTGTCGCGCAGATGCGAGCAAGGCCGGCTGCGCCTGGGTGACCCCATTGCTCGACGAGGCATTGCGCAGCGGCCATGCAAAGACGGCAATCGATGCGATCGTGGCGCGAGTGAACGTGCCGGCCTGAGTACAGCGTGGGCTGGCGTCGTGATCTCGGTCGACAAAGACCGCCGATCCTAAGAGCGGCTAACAAAACGTAGCGAGCAGCTCCGATGCGCACGCCCGTAGCCTTGCAACAGCGGCACACCTTCAATATGGCGCCTGGGCAGCCGCTGCATCACGTACACCCTCACCCTCGGCCAAGCCCCCCAGGCTCTGCCAACCCGAAGGCGAATCCGGCGATTGGGCGCCAGCCAGCCCAGATCGCCTGTAATGCGTGCGGGCACGGCAAGGACACGATCGAGCGCTGCGTATGCGCGCGCGCGTCGGGCATTCGTGGGTTGCGCCCCCTGTTGCGCATCACCCGCATTACATCACCAACCCAGCAGTGCCCGCAGCAGCTTGACGATGCCCCAAAACGACACCACCCAGATCGCGCTGCGCAGGTAGGGAATGCCCGCCGAATACACCGGCACATAGGCCACCCGCGCCCACAGGTAAAGCTGCACGCCGAGCGCAGTGTCTGCACTCGTGCGTCCGGCAACACTCACCGCCAAAACGGCAGCGGCGAAGATCGGAAAGGTTTCCAGGTAATTGCGCAATGCACGCTCCAGTCGCGCGGCAACGCCGGTGAGCGGTCTGGTCTCATTATCGCGTGCGCTGGCATTCCATTTGATGCCGCGCTGGGCGGTCGTGCTGGCCGAGGCGGCCAGCAATTGCACCACTCCAAGCACCATGGCCCAGCCCAGCATCTGCAGTTCGGTCGTCAGTTCCACGCACCTCTCCTGGTTGGGGGCAGCATCACTTGATCGACGTGCGCAGGCTGTAGCCGGCAAGCCGCCAAGTCTTGTCTTCATCCAGACGGAACGACACCAGCTCGCGCACCGGCTGTTGTGCCTTGGCGAAGCGGGTCGGGAAGCTGACGTTGATGTACAGACCTTCGGGTACCTGCGCACCGGGGGCGTACTTTACCCGCGTCACCGAGCCCTGCCCGCGCCCGACCACTGCACCAAGCCGAGCACGCTCGGCGCCGATCTGGCTGACGAAGACGTCGCGCTTGACCGCAGTCTTGGCCACGGCGGAGGCACCATCCCACAGCGAGGCGACCTGATTGGCATCGACCAGTTGCGCCACGCGCAACGCGGCCTGGGTCATCTCGGTGTTCTGCTTGGTAAACTGCGCCTGCTGCGCCTGGCTGGCGATCGACGCTGCAGGCGCTAGTGCATCACCAGCCGGACGCGCCGCGCTCTGCGTCTGGTGTGCCAAGACCAACGAGGGAACCAACAGCAGCCCAGCAAGCAAACCAGGACGGGACATTGAGCAGTGACCTCATGCTTAGCGAACAGATGGGAAACGCCGCACAGGTTGCGGCGGGCACTGCAGTTTAGAGCGGGTCAGGGATTTTCGAGCAACCTAAAGCGGTCTTGAGCACCGCTATGTCGGCGTGTCGCAGAACCGGCTCGCGGCACTCGGGCGGTAGACTCAGGGTTCTCCGGCAGGCGGTACCGTCACAACGCCACGCGGTCGCCATAGCCGCCAGCTGATCCACAGCGCGCGCGCGGTTGCCCCGATTAGCGCGATCAAGCTCAGCCAGACCGCCACGATGGCCGGCCACTGTACCCGCGTCGCTGCTGCGAGCGCCTGCAGGAGCTCGGCGACACCGAAGCCAACCAGTACCAGCAGTGCAGATGGCAAGTACGCCAACATAATTCCCTTGGTCTTCCCGATCATGCTGCCCCCCGGCTCCGTTACCTGCAGCGACAATAGGCAGCGCGCGGTGCGGTGTGTGTGAAGCTCAGTCGTCTCCCTGGCAAGCGCCGACGCCGGTGCGGCGGACGACTTGGATGCGGGCGCTGCCGCAGGCGCACTCGGCGGACGGTCGGCAGTGGCTGCCGCGTCCTGCTCGGACGTGAGCGTACTTACGCAGCTCCTCCATCGTCAGCAGACCCAGGCTGCTATTGGGCACGATCGGCAACCGCGGCCAGCCGCCACACCAACGCCGCAAAACCGGCGCCGGTCGCAGTGCCATCCGAAAACGGCCAGCCCGCAGTGCGGCGAGCGCATAGACTTGGCGCCATGCAGACCGCCACACCCGACCGAACCCAATGCGAGCGCGCCCGGTTGGCGCGCGATGCACGCTTCGATGGGTTGTTTTTTACCGCAATGCGCAGTACCGGCAGCGCGCGGAAGTGCCTGGCGGCGAACTCATGTTGCGGCTGAGCTGCCCCGCGCCCGCGCCGCCACTCTGCGCGCATTGGCCCTGGCTTGCGCGCAGAGCCGGCTGCAGTTCGGCGCAGGCCAGCGTCTGCCCGACTTCATCGCCGCCTGCACTGCATTGCCCGGCATCGGGCCGTGGACTGCGCGCTACGCGGCCATGCGCGCTGTCGCATCCTGATGCCTTTCCTGCCGGCGACCTGATCCTGCAACAGGTCCTCGGCACGCCAGAACGCCTGAGCGAACGCACCACCGACGCGCGCGCGCAGGCATGGCGACTGTGGTACGCCTACGCCGTGCTGCACCTGTGGCATCTCGCCGTCGATCGCAAGGACACCCGTTCATGAGCACGTTGCATTACGACACCTTTCCTTCACCGATCGGCGCACTCAGCGTGGCTGCCGACAACACAGGTGTGCACTACATCCTGTTCGCGCAGAACCGCTATGACGCGGTCGCCCGCGCGCGCTGGGTGCACGATCCCGACGCACCGCTGGTGTGCGAGGCACGCGAGCAATTGCTCGACTATCTGCATGGGGGGCGCCGTCGTTTCGATCTGCCGCTGGCACCGACCGGCACGCCGTTTCAACTTGAGGTCTGGCACATGCTTGCGCAGATTCGGTTCGGTCAAACCTGGAGTTATGCGCAACTTGCGCAGGCCGTAGGTCGACCCGCGGCCAGCCGCGCGGTCGGTGCCGCCAATGGTCGCAATCCGCTGCCGATCGTACTGCCTTGCCATCGCGTAATCGGCACCAATGGCGCGCTGACCGGCTTCGGTGGTGGTCTGCCGACCAAGCAAGCGTTGTTGCAGTTGGAAGGCTGGTCGCCGCGACACATCGCACGCGCCGACGACCTATCTGCCGACGTCTCCGCAACACGCACGTGCTGACTTCGCGACGTCATCGCTGCACCGTAAAGTGGCGGGATGATCGATCGACGTTTTGTGCTTGCCGCGGCGGCCATTGCCCTGCTCGCGGCCTGCAGCACCCACACACCTGCGCGCACTGCGCCATCGCAGTTGCCGACAGCCGCAGCGATGGCAGACGCTGTGCCCAGCGGCGCGCCGCACACCCTGCTGTTGATCTCCATCGACGGCCTGCGTGCAGACATGCTCGATCGCGGCATCACGCCCAACCTGTCGCAGCTCGCCCACGAGGGCGTGCGTGCGCTCTGGATGATGCCATCGTATCCATCGCTGACCTTTCCCAATCACTACACCCTGGTCACCGGCCTGCGCCCGGATCACCACGGCATCGTGCATAACAGCATGCGCGACTCGGCGCTGGGCCGCTTCTGGCTGAGCAAGCCCGAAGCGGTAGGCGATGCGCGCTGGTGGGGTGGCCAGCCGCTGTGGGTGGGCGTGGAAAAAGCCGAGCAGCATGCGGCGATCTGGTCGTGGCCCGGTAGCGAG is part of the Xanthomonas fragariae genome and encodes:
- a CDS encoding DMT family transporter; this translates as MPTTVLRKAQLQIHFCVLLWGITAILGKLITLQALPLVWWRMLIVVVALALLPRVWRGLRGLSGQVVLGYCGIGALVALHWLTFYGAIKLANASVAATCIALAPVFTATIEPWVTQRPFRPRELLFGLAVLPGVALVVGGVPDGMRAGVVLGAISAVLVGLFGSLNKRMVAHADPLTVTALELGAGTLTLTLLAPAMSLLLPSLHGDPLIIPSLHDSALLLLLSLACTLLPFALALVALRHLSAYSVQLVTNLEPVYAIVLAIALLGEQRELTLQFYLGMTIILGAVFLHPVLERRRKVVRPELLGTAEAKNIVE
- a CDS encoding GGDEF domain-containing protein, encoding MVAALELRHTFPHNSKRVRAVIKPELPSNEAERLAVLRQYEVLDSPAESAFDDLAMIASTLCETQMAAVVLVDQDRQWLKSAHGALRGEAPRDISFCAHAILRPGEVLMVEDTLLDPRFHDNPMVTGSAGVRFYAGAPLVTSEGMALGSLCVFDQTPAHLRDEQREALQALSRQASHLLELRLAGKRLRQQLHERDWYEGQMAGYYAAMDAVNADLVEQTRTDPLTGLPNRRAFAVALAAATEQTRAADQPLSLALLDVDHFKIVNDVHGHDQGDMVLRELSTLLRAHVAGAGTIARYGGEEFVLLLPNVDLLQARVQCEYLRQSVAVMTIALPVTVTVSIGVATLHPQESVEAVIKRADQALYAAKRGGRDQVVALA
- a CDS encoding pseudouridine synthase — its product is MTTRLNKYIADTGFCSRREADRLIGQRRVTVNGVPADTGAVVGEEDTVLVDGQPLRRRIASKPGGRRHVYIALNKPVGITCTTESSVKGNIVQFVGHQQRIFPIGRLDKDSEGLILMTSNGNIVNEILRAENRHQKEYLVAVNKPVTDQFLRGMARGVRIHNETTLPCRTARIAKFGFRIVLEQGLNRQIRLMAAEFGYRVTQLRRVRIDNIKLVALKPGQWRNLSDAELCGLLPQRTDW
- a CDS encoding putative bifunctional diguanylate cyclase/phosphodiesterase, encoding MAQAARGTSSGQTMHMVRGWLTLPLALLIGIAIGMAVVSALLIEIQSGATAWIVGQSHWSNAQQESVYWMERYLGSGDPADLQAACRALEVPLGDRSARMAVEQPVIDWDEVYAGLNAGRNARQDMPQMVRLYRYGREFPFLGEAIALWKHTDASILQLSALVDRAASVQATANPDPRALQALRHELYLLDGRMRGDAEQFLVLLSRCARLLHDVMVVCSLVTLLLVLTTCVLAMRRIRDYLLSHEGRFRTAFQQAALGMVKFDLRGRVLDANASMANILRYRPEELQACTLAELMHPDDIVLDSRGMIDWPTLLQSAELRFLHADGEVMWGRWSASLMEPGPEEPTLVLAVIEDVSHAHELADEVAFHARHDALTGLINRGEIERRLLCLIEPPQSPQLCHALCFVDLDHFKLVNDTFGHAVGDKFLCHFADVITMQLRPGDWLGRLGGDEFAILLANTDLLQAQALLTHMHGVLGQPWSHQGGKPLTPSCSFGVVEIRQGASDLNTLMTAADLACYAAKEEGRNRIRCFDENDLALARRRNDGGWISAVQQSIAEDRLLLYAQKIQVLSDPGRLQYEVLVRMRARDGRVLSPGEFLPAVERYGLGRMVDVHVLETLCAQLAANPLHVARLALCHVNLSAQSIAQPDFLDFVCALFERYPTLVPKLCMEITETAFIGNLEQAQRFVQSVRARGCHVALDDFGSGLASFGYLKQFTVDVLKIDCGFVRNYAHDAVDRAAVHSIAQVGLALGIEVVAEGVESEADIPGLRDAGVGQVQGFSLHRPCPLDDLLRMPQPLVVVSG
- a CDS encoding DEAD/DEAH box helicase: MSKESPAPLLFADLGLSDAVMKAVANVGYESPSPIQAATIPALLAGRDVLGQAQTGTGKTAAFALPVLSNADLSQLKPQALVLAPTRELAIQVAEAFQKYAEAIPGFRVLPVYGGQPYAQQLSALKRGVHVVVGTPGRVIDHLDRGTLDLSQLKTLVLDEADEMLRMGFIDDVEAVLKKLPEKRQVALFSATMPPAIRRIAQTYLKDPAEVTIAAKTTTSANIRQRYWWVSGLHKLDALTRILEVEPFDGMIIFARTKAGTEELAQKLQARGLAAAAINGDMQQAAREKTIAQLKDGKLDILVATDVAARGLDVERVSHVLNYDIPYDTESYVHRIGRTGRAGRNGDAILFVTPREKGMLRSIERATRQPIEEMQLPSVDAVNDTRVARFMARITETLAGGQIEMYRDLLQRYETENNVPAIDIAAAMARLLQGDSPFLLTPPVRGAREEFAPRERNERGDRGERPRFEPKFERGPRAGGERAARPPRAERPAFADDGGAERPRRDPVAPRGEPEFGMESYRIDVGHTHGVKPANIVGAIANEAGLESRYIGRIDIQDDYSILDLPADMPRELLTHLKKVWVSGQQLNMRKLEEGEASASPSKLRFPRGGKPSGRPNGPGRPMDRAGAPHRKAAPKPRGE
- a CDS encoding RNA-binding S4 domain-containing protein — encoded protein: MQILEFDLDGEYIELNQLLKLTGSADSGGQGKAIVASGAVSVDGVQELRKTAKIRAGQRVQMDDVEIRVLALDPDAEPSE
- a CDS encoding MAPEG family protein codes for the protein MELTTELQMLGWAMVLGVVQLLAASASTTAQRGIKWNASARDNETRPLTGVAARLERALRNYLETFPIFAAAVLAVSVAGRTSADTALGVQLYLWARVAYVPVYSAGIPYLRSAIWVVSFWGIVKLLRALLGW
- a CDS encoding DUF4019 domain-containing protein; its protein translation is MSRPGLLAGLLLVPSLVLAHQTQSAARPAGDALAPAASIASQAQQAQFTKQNTEMTQAALRVAQLVDANQVASLWDGASAVAKTAVKRDVFVSQIGAERARLGAVVGRGQGSVTRVKYAPGAQVPEGLYINVSFPTRFAKAQQPVRELVSFRLDEDKTWRLAGYSLRTSIK